The following proteins are encoded in a genomic region of Pectinophora gossypiella chromosome 6, ilPecGoss1.1, whole genome shotgun sequence:
- the LOC126367557 gene encoding uncharacterized protein LOC126367557: protein MWGWSRNITDWNEAQLNLLQSSWRSSTRRTYKVAWNRWLSWCELHRLDPFKPTGSILAKFLADLFLKDHLSYNTILLHKSVVATLCDTEISGGLSSHVLVKHVLKSISLKKPVQHKTIIWDTDILTSFLSIYSFDENNIFSTSRHAAILLLLCSGRRVHDLTLLAVDKHHYMEFDDHIIMWPLFGSKTDNGGFRQSGWKILANSTNKQLDAVYWVKRCVQLLHNRRHEANCSNLFVNLRGQPKAASQTIIAGWIKTLLSEANISAPPGSVRSAVASKSRSDNVSVDEILSRGNWKSGNTFQKFYRREVISPRNNHLRDSFVPVD, encoded by the coding sequence ATGTGGGGGTGGTCACGGAACATCACTGATTGGAACGAGGCtcaattaaatttattacaGTCATCATGGCGTTCATCCACACGAAGAACGTACAAAGTTGCCTGGAACAGATGGTTGTCTTGGTGCGAATTACACAGACTTGATCCTTTTAAGCCTACCGGTTCAATTTTAGCAAAATTCCTGGCAGATCTATTTTTAAAAGACCATCTTTCTTATAACactattttattacataaatctGTTGTTGCTACCCTATGTGATACTGAGATCTCTGGAGGATTAAGCTCTCACGTCCTAGTTAAACATGTACTGAAATCTATTTCCTTAAAAAAGCCTGTGcaacataaaacaataatatggGATACAGACATTTTAACTTCTTTTTTATCTATATATTCATTTGACGAAAACAACATTTTTTCAACATCCCGTCATGCAGCTATTTTGCTTTTATTGTGTTCAGGTAGACGTGTTCATGATCTTACCCTTTTGGCAGTGGACAAGCACCATTACATGGAATTCGATGATCATATAATTATGTGGCCTCTATTTGGCTCAAAAACTGATAATGGTGGTTTCAGGCAGTCAGGCTGGAAGATACTAGCTAATTCTACCAATAAGCAACTTGATGCGGTTTACTGGGTGAAACGCTGTGTCCAACTTCTTCATAATAGACGGCACGAAGCTAACTGTTCGAATTTATTTGTCAATTTGAGGGGACAGCCAAAGGCAGCATCCCAAACTATAATTGCCGGATGGATCAAAACATTATTATCTGAGGCAAACATTTCTGCACCCCCTGGCAGTGTTCGCTCTGCAGTAGCGTCGAAGAGTCGGTCAGATAATGTCTCGGTAGATGAAATACTCTCTCGGGGTAATTGGAAATCTGGTAATACTTTTCAGAAATTCTACAGACGAGAAGTAATATCGCcccgtaataatcatttaagagATTCCTTTGTTCCCGTTGATTAA
- the LOC126367541 gene encoding uncharacterized protein LOC126367541, whose translation MEDTAAPSVTNIKNNGEVAQKHSKPRKRVRASSTSSSSSSSTSSSSSSSSSSSASHSKRKLKRRHNKKRGGKRGRRRDYRLDKLSQELSELRKRFTFRDGSSVQLSQNDVCSIDDNVSGDLYVEEPATILREPTCDDSFQPNIIFDIETKLKEPTVPKTPQNLLEILNNIQHFNSNEWSEVRYAEVQKLYNYSPGFVDLDVNDELKAYDSLKHLCYSDKSYAALTYCVLKQRETLQSALKYLLQWAQHSDLTFEGINEKINELFLKGDLFKVSSDLLQLICGHRAEVIQMRRDGIINHVRDPIHKAALRKIPPSCDHVFESDKLLSVLEKSGGVRKIFFPLNRQGPTVSASQAITSSNRPARLPSQGQAVRNVPSQGAISRGCSAQSHISYSYQPSQGCSHTRPLQGQRFHGNESRSTFASNARGSFGPRGGRSNNRGRGQDRNNRKHAGSQSDYNNIKKK comes from the coding sequence ATGGAGGATACAGCGGCTCCTTCTGTAACTAATATCAAAAATAACGGTGAAGTAGCTCAGAAGCATTCCAAACCTAGAAAGCGTGTGAGAGCAAGtagtacttcatcatcatcgtcaagtTCGACGAGCTCGAGTTCATCCTCGTCGTCATCTAGCTCTGCTTCGCATAGCAAACGCAAATTGAAGCGCCGCCACAATAAAAAAAGGGGGGGCAAGCGTGGTCGTCGCCGTGATTATCGACTCGACAAATTATCACAGGAGTTAAGTGAACTtcgtaaaagatttacttttcGTGACGGCAGCTCTGTTCAATTATCCCAAAATGATGTTTGTAGTATAGATGACAATGTTAGTGGTGATTTATACGTTGAGGAACCTGCAACAATATTACGCGAACCTACGTGTGACGATTCTTTTcaaccaaatattatttttgatatcGAAACTAAACTTAAAGAGCCCACCGTTCCGAAAACGCCCCAAAACTTGTTAGAAATTTTGAATAATATCCAACATTTCAATAGTAACGAATGGTCCGAAGTTCGTTACGCTGAAGTCcagaaattatataattatagtcCCGGTTTTGTAGATTTAGACGTTAATGATGAGTTGAAGGCTTATGATTCTTTGAAACATTTATGTTATTCGGATAAATCATACGCAGCATTAACTTATTGTGTACTCAAACAGCGCGAAACTTTGCAATCTGCTTTGAAATATCTTTTACAGTGGGCTCAACATTCTGATTTAACTTTTGAGGGTATAAATGAAAAAATTAACGAGTTGTTCCTAAAAGGCGATCTGTTCAAAGTGTCGTCAGATCTGCTCCAACTAATTTGCGGACATAGGGCTGAAGTAATACAAATGCGTCGTGACGGTATAATAAACCATGTTCGGGACCCGATTCACAAAGCTGCCTTGCGTAAAATTCCTCCTTCCTGTGATCACGTATTTGAATCCGATAAGCTGTTGTCAGTTCTCGAAAAGTCAGGAGGTGtccgaaaaatatttttccctcTGAATAGACAAGGTCCTACTGTCTCCGCTTCGCAAGCGATTACAAGTAGCAACAGACCTGCTCGCCTCCCCTCGCAGGGGCAGGCTGTTCGAAACGTACCCTCGCAGGGTGCTATCTCACGTGGTTGTAGTGCTCAATCGCACATTTCCTATAGCTATCAGCCCTCGCAGGGCTGTTCTCATACCCGTCCCTTGCAGGGACAGAGATTTCACGGCAATGAGTCGCGCTCAACGTTTGCCAGTAATGCAAGAGGCTCCTTTGGTCCTAGAGGGGGGAGATCAAATAATAGAGGACGAGGTCAAGATAGAAATAATCGCAAACACGCCGGATCTCAGTCAGACTATAATaacatcaaaaaaaagtaa